The stretch of DNA TGCCAATGAAGAGGACGTCGTAGTGTCCGTCAGCAGCTGCCACACGGTCTGCAGTGATCTGGGTGAAGGTGTATCCGGCACCCACTTGTAGGAAGAGAGGGCGCCCACCCACTGGCAGGACTGAATTGTACATGAGAGGGTGGTTCCGGGCAAACTGAATGACGTCATCAGGGAAGTCCTTGGTAGAACTGAAGGTGCCAAAGGTCTTGCTGGGGCACTGGGCGGTGGGGAGGAGGCGCGACAGGGATGTGGGTATGAGGGTCTGGTGGCCCCACAAGAGACCTCCAGGAACTGGGAGTGGGGGTGCTAATGGATAGAGCCTTGCCCTGGGACTCTgaagagagaagacccagcccTCCCTTTGGGACTCTTAGGGGGAAATATGGCCTTTCTTTTAGAAGACCTGTCTGATCAAATTGATGTTTATCCACCCATAACAAGAGGAAGAAACCACATTCACCAAGAAGATCCCAGACCAGATTCTCCACCCCTGAGACTTCGAGCAGATTGTGGTGGGAATCCTGGGGCTACGCACCATGCCTGGCCGGGGGTAGGGGACACGGCCCTGATAGGACACCCACTGGTGCAGGGGCCCTTCCTTGTGTGCAAAGGGCCCCAGAAAGGCACGGCGCACATCGTTCATGCTATACACGCACACTGCAGAGCCTTGGAAGACGGTGCTGTGGGTGAAGGCATGAGTAGAGTGAGGGGCCCTGCAGAGCCAGGCCAGTCCCGCCCACAACCTCCTGGCCCTCACCTGGATGTGGAGAAGACAGCATAGAGCAGCGGGCTCCAACGGTCCCTCAAGGACAGCAGGAACACATCCTCTGTGGGGAAGGGGCCCAGTTGGGGGAGGGCACACAGCCCTCAGTGTGGCCAGGCTCCCAGTTCTGGGGCACTGcactccctctccccaactccaTCCTCCACTCCTGGCACTCACGGAGCTGGTCGAAGTGCGTGTCACCCTCTGCACCGGGCACAGAGCACACCAGCCGTGCCTTCAGGAACGTGGTCCACTTGTTCACCAGGCTGCGCTGGCCACCCACATCATTCTGCGGGGCCAATCAGAGGGCATGAGGGGGAGCCCCAAAGAGGCAAGAGGGCAGGGGTGTGGTCACAGGCTGTGGCCCAGGGACTTCTCACCCGACAGATCTGGCCAACACGGGACACGGACAGGCGCCCCAGTGCTGGTGCAGCTTCCACTGCAGACTCACGGAAGAAGAAGTAGATCTTGTCATCATCGGGATTCTCGCTCTCCGGGATCCAGAAGACCTTGACAAACTTGGGCTCTAGCAGCAGGAGGTGTGAAGTCAGCATTCCCTCATGAGACCCATATACTCTCTCTCCTAACTCCTAACTCTGGTGCCTCCAGAAGCCTGCCGTCTGAGCACCCCGTCTCTAGGATCAAGTTCATCGGGATGGCCCCGCAAGTCCACAGGATCCAGAGGATCAGGGCCTGTGAGTCAAGAAGCAGCCACAAGAGGGCAGCAGAGACCGAGACTACCTGGAGAGCCCACCTCAGCCCCGCAGCTCCCCAGGCCCCACGGCCAGGAAAGGAGGGAGATGGCCAATCAGTTGTACCTTCACTCAGGGATCCTACTCTTGAACAGGAGGCGGGGCCCCCGTTCTCCTCACTCTTAGAGCAAGTGACTCAGCCTCTGATGGTGGAGACCCCTTCtactctctcctctcctgtgtcTAATCCTTGGTTTGTTCCTGCGCCGGATTCTTTGCTCTAGTTGCTCTTTCCCTCCATCCTACGGGGTGTTTGGAATCAGCTCagccccccccctccccagcagacTGGCTTCCTTTCTCATTCTCCCACCTGGTCTACTTTTCCCGTTCTGTCTGTGCACTGAACAGTCTCATGGGCATTGGAACTGATCTTATGATGTATTCGTGCTGAGTTCTGTGAACTCAAAGAGGACAGAGGCCCCATGTCTTGTCTGGCCTACAACCCCAGTCCCTGGCACAAGGCTGGACCCATGCTAGCTACCTGGTGGGACCTCGGCTGTACCCACTGCTCACTTCTGTTATGGGCCTTCCTTGGCACCTACCCTGTGGGGGCCAAGGGCCCCCTTCCCAAAACCCCaccagcttttcaccattgagccAGCGGGAGTCATGTGGTTCTGTTCGAAGACTCGGACGCTGGCCCAGGCTTCGGAAGATGGTGAAGTCCCGGCCCATGAGGTCTGCAGCCACCCCTGAGTACAGTTCTTCTCCTGCAGACAGGGTGAGGGCTGCTCAGCCAATCTGAAGGTTCTCggtgggggatggaggtgggggtgcTTGGAGAGCTCTGGCAGCAGCCTGGGAGTCAGTGGGGGAATCTCTGGGGCTCTCAAGAGAGTTGAGAGTCTCTGAGGGACCCTAGCCTTTGGACTCACCCACAAGCACGGAGGCAGCCCGATGCCTCGGGTCATATGGACTCTTGCCTTTGCCATCCTCTAGCCTCCGAAGGTCAAGCCGGAGCATGGgctcctggggggcagggggcggttGTTACTTCTGGACCTTTCTTCacctcccaacctccctctctgcccagagCTGGACTTACCTCCAGCCGGTGGCCCACCTCCATGAATGCACAGGTTGGGTGGAAGGCCCCCGTGCCACAGGCCAGCAGATGGGTGCGGTTGTAGGCATGCAGCAACTTCACGAAATTCATGCACTCAGTCTAGTGGGCAGGCAGGGTCAGGGACAATGAGGCCTCCCCCAGGGGGGCAGCCTTAAGGAGTCCCAGCTCCCAGTGGCACCtcaccccttcctctcttctgcaTCAGTCCAGGCAAGCACCAACATGGGCTGCGGTGCACTGCATGCCCTTGGTGACCAGCCCGGCCCACCTCTCACCAGAAGGCGCACATGGAAAAGCACAGGCCTGTACGTCCCCCTGTGACTCAGAGGCCCCCAATAAGAATCACATGAGCCTCCACCCTGAGTCACTACCTCCAAACTTCAGCCACCTCGACCCCCTGCCCCCATCACAACCAGAACAGGCAGGCCTCTGTCTTGGCGCCACTGTGTGTAAAGCGGGGGGGCTGGCCTCCCCGCTCCCACCCCGAAGAGAGCACTCACGCCAATGTCTTTCCCTGCCCAGTTGCACTCCTCTCGCCATTCCACGGGGGCCGGCCAAGCCAGCTACAAGGAGGTCGGGGGAAGGGGACACAGGTCAGGGCCCTGACGTGGTCTCTGTGCAGAGAGTGTCCGCTCAGGGGGCCCGTCCCTCTGGGCCTCTCCAAGCAGTCTGGAGTGGGGTCCTGGGGCTCCTTCCCTAGGCAGCGCCAAGGCTGGGGGTCCCTGGTACCTTCTTGGCCCGCTTGCTGATGTTGTCCAGGCTGAGGGAGGCCACGTGGTTCTCAGCGCCCACAAACAGGCGTCCTCTTTCCTCGTCCACCAGCAAAGCTTCATAGCAGCAGGTCCTCTCCAGCCTGAAGGTCCGGAGACCATGCCGGGCCTGGAGCTCTGCAGGGGTTGGACACCACAGAGGATCTGCCAGCCCTGCTGGAAGCTTCCCCTAGACCCTGCCTGTCTCTCACAGGTCATGGTTGTACATGGGACCCGGCCCACACACATGTGAGTTTCCGTGTGTGAGTTTCTACTGATGAAGGCAGGCCCACCCATGTGTGAAACTTCCATGGTGGGCAGTGCAGCATACCCCCAATTCAAGGGGCAAGCAGGTTGAGCTCCTTGGGCAGGCTTGGACAAGCAGTGTCTGCAGGCAGGCAcactgggaggcctgggtgccaGTGGGGGTGCCGAGCATGTCCGGAAAGCTAGAACCCCAACCCCAGCATGGAGGTTTCCTGCCACCAGCCTGAGCTCAGTGCGATGCCATTGCTTAGTGACCAGTGACCGGCCTCCTGTGTAGGGGGTGTGGGAAGGAGGCTCTAGTGACCCCCACACCTCAGTTTCCCTGGGGGTGGGTCGTGGATGGGACCCAGGCAGGATCTGTTGCCATGGGAACGGAAGGGGGTCTTCCTGGGAAAGCAAGAAGAGAATGTGCACAGAAAGTCGGGGGGCTGAGGCCAGGACAGGGTTAACTGGAGATGGCCTGAGAGTGCCCCCAATCAAACCTGAGCCAGTGGCACAAAGCAACAGCAAATGCACGCCCCCTACCCACACTGGGACCCTCTCCTGCCCACCATGAGCGGAGCCCTCCAGCCCACCAGGTGCACCTACCTTGGAAGGAAAGCCGCAGGCGCGGGGTGCTGGGGGTTGCATCCCCCCGCACTGCCGCCCAGAGCAGGGCCAGGACCGGGATCATGGCGGCAGCCCCGGCCTGCCCCATCCTGGTGGCTCAGGGTGCTCCCGGTTCAGCAGGCGCGTGCGGAGGAGCCTTGAGCCGCCCTGGACTCTGCCCCAGGATCTGGAAGAGAAGGAGCTGCAGCAAGGACGAGGGCGGGAGGCTAGAGGGGGGAGTCCCCAGGGATCAGATTACAGCCCCTAGGGGAAAGAGGCTGGGGGGTCGCATTCCACTTCCGAGCTCTCCCCTCCCTGAGTGTGCCCTGCCTGGCCACAATCACAGACACACCCACGCCGGGCACACCCTTGGGGTCACCCCCACACTGGCAGGCGCCCGCCCCACCACGTCACCCTCCCCAGGAACACACCCCCCCTTCCCGTAGACACGCTCACAGACATTAATTCACAAACTCTGTGTGCCTACTTCTTGCCAGCCTGGGACACTGGGGGACACAGACAAGGTCCCCATGCAGGAGAGGGCAGAATGCCAACAAGGACTCAGATCAGTGCAGTCATTTCAGAGGGCGCCAAGTGCAATGAGCAAAACAAGCCAGTCATGGGAGTGAGCAGCAAGAGGGGTCAGGCCTCTGGCGGTGGTTGTGCACCCACGGgcccacagagaaacagaggtaCCTCTGGGGCTGGAGCCAGTGGTGTGGGTGCCCGTGAGTTTGAGTATTTCTGAGGGTCCCTTTgtgtatctgtattgtgtgtgtgtgtgcgtgagcgCAGACAGGTGCATGTCCACGTCTGCGATGGCAGCATGTGCACTTTGCAgacatgtgtacatgtgtgttgtGTACGTGTGCCTTATGATTGTGTGTGCACACGCAAATGTATGCGTGTCCCTCGGCACGCCACTGAGTAAATACAACCACAGGGACAGTCACTGCCTGCAACTCTGAGAGCGCCTGGATAGCCACTCCTCAGGAAGATGTCTGTCCAGGAGCCCTGAGGACTGCGCCCCCCACCCAGGCTGGAGGGAAGCCTCAACTTCTACTTGGAGGTGATTCCCAGTAGGATATCGCAGTCCTGGCTTCCTGCTTGACCCCTCTCTTCCCACCTGAGCCTAGAGGGGGCTGGTTATGCAGAAATTCTGTGGGCTGACTTCAGACCCAAGAGGAATCAAGTCGGGGGAGAGCCAAGCGTCTCAGGCAGCCTCTCACCCCCACTTCAGGTGAGTTGCCcggccctctctgagcctcccctgccttctccctcagGTTCCCCCATCTTTGAGCCCCTCCAACTCTGCGCCAGAGCCCTTCCCCTGAACCCCTTTTGTGGGGCCAGCCTCTGGCTGCAATCCCCATCCTCCTTCCCAGAGGGGGCAGGTGCTGGGCACAGGAGCCTTGGCATGGGGCAAGGTCCTGGGGTGCCATCAAGCAAGGGCACACCTGCAGAGCCACGTTCCCGACTGCTGCCCCCAAGCCCCTGCCCAGTTCCGCAGCTCCCAGACCCCTCCCAGGCTAGGACTTCCACCTCCTGCTGTCCCTCCACTGACACTTGCCACTGCCTCTTCTGAGCCCATGAGGTCTGCAACGCCACAGAACACCCGGCCACCTTACCACACTCCACCAGAACTCAGGAGGCAgcgcctccccaccccagcccgggCTCCgccaggaggaggggagaagcatGGGGACTGTAGGGCACCCTACGACGGCTCCTTTAAGGAGCAGCCCCCGCCTCCACGCAGCCGGCCGCCGCCCCACACGCGCCAGCAAGTTTACAGGGGCGGATCGGGTGACCAGGCAGGAGTTGGTGGCCAGGCCAGAGTGGAGCGGGCACAAGGGAGGGGCGACCCCTCCCCTGTCAGGCCTCGGGGCAATAGGGTGCGCCCAATAGCAGTCCAGTGCAGAAGCAGAGCGGCCAGTCAAGGCAAAGGAGGAAGAAACCATATagggccccctccccagccccaaaaGGCTCTGtgaagcaggcagaacagcaggtcCAGGGGACTTGAGGTCCTCACCGGTCCCTGCACAGCTGGAGAGCTGCAAGTGGGTAGTGAGGGGCTCAGCTGGGAAGGGTCTGGGATCTTGGCCTGAAGCTGAGTCTGGTGGACAACCCCATTCGTACTGCTAGGGGTCTACAATGGAAGGGCCGAATGTTGACGGTGGCTGAATGTGTCCCTCAGGTCTATGTGACAGGGCTTGAGGATGGCCTTTCACCCCTCAATCCCCCCAAAAGGCATCCTCCTGGAACCTCCCCAAGGCTGGTCAGCAGCTTGTCAGTGGTCGGTGAGGGAGGCTGTGGTTTCCAAGGGCTGTGGCCCCTCTCTGGTCAGCTCTCCCGGAGTAGGGGTGTCGGTGCCTGTTCCGGGTGGGGCCGGACCCTGCTTTCCTGAGTCTCAGGACCTAGTGTTCCTGGACtggcctggctggctggctggctggctggcaggcAGATGAAGGGAGGGCCTCCGGGGGAGGACCAGGGGCCTTCCGGAGAGGGAGTAGAGGGATGCACCCCAGCCTGGGCTCTTGGACTTCCAGGatgctgcctcttcctcctcccagctTCTGCCTTGGACCTGGGCAGCCTCCCCAGGCCCCACGCAAGCAAACAAAATTCTTCGGCTGTTTACAGTTTTCCA from Neovison vison isolate M4711 chromosome 6, ASM_NN_V1, whole genome shotgun sequence encodes:
- the SEMA3B gene encoding semaphorin-3B — translated: MGQAGAAAMIPVLALLWAAVRGDATPSTPRLRLSFQELQARHGLRTFRLERTCCYEALLVDEERGRLFVGAENHVASLSLDNISKRAKKLAWPAPVEWREECNWAGKDIGTECMNFVKLLHAYNRTHLLACGTGAFHPTCAFMEVGHRLEEPMLRLDLRRLEDGKGKSPYDPRHRAASVLVGEELYSGVAADLMGRDFTIFRSLGQRPSLRTEPHDSRWLNEPKFVKVFWIPESENPDDDKIYFFFRESAVEAAPALGRLSVSRVGQICRNDVGGQRSLVNKWTTFLKARLVCSVPGAEGDTHFDQLQDVFLLSLRDRWSPLLYAVFSTSSTVFQGSAVCVYSMNDVRRAFLGPFAHKEGPLHQWVSYQGRVPYPRPGMCPSKTFGTFSSTKDFPDDVIQFARNHPLMYNSVLPVGGRPLFLQVGAGYTFTQITADRVAAADGHYDVLFIGTDVGTVLKVISVPKGSRPNGEGLLLEELHVFEDSAAITSMQISSKRHQLYVASRSAVAQIPLHRCAAHGRACAECCLARDPYCAWDGAACTRFQPSAKRRFRRQDVKNGDPSTLCSGDSSHPTLLERKVFGVEGGSAFLECEPRSLQARVEWTFQRTGEAARTQVAAEERAERVTRGLLLRGLRRGDSGVYLCAAVEQGFSQPLRRLALHVLSAAQAERLARTEEAAPVAPPGPKLWYRDFLQLVEPGGGGASSLRMCRLQPESRPPPPESRRKGRSRRRHAPEPRAERGPRSAAHW